Proteins co-encoded in one Brassica oleracea var. oleracea cultivar TO1000 chromosome C4, BOL, whole genome shotgun sequence genomic window:
- the LOC106338961 gene encoding uncharacterized protein LOC106338961, with protein MGSGYSRGFKDSIGCLSERYDHKDMDSKRNLGKKVNWGFARVYSGRDWQDSGFTKLFERDVESRGSCTRYSRMTQSQLLGNGDEMKNGEGNRKRLNISDNSDLIKSYSKTLIGRYMNPMEQDVKALLVTGVVLLEFCYHFRLYNGNIGVGNI; from the exons ATGGGATCCGGGTATTCCCGGGGATTCAAGGACTCGATCGGGTGTTTATCGGAAAGATACGATCATAAGGATATGGATTCCAAAAGGAATCTTGGAAAAAAGGTTAATTGGGGATTTGCAAGGGTTTATTCAGGTCGGGACTGGCAGGATTCGGGATTCACCAAGCTCTTCGAAAGGGATGTGGAATCCAGAGGATCTTGTACAAGATATTCGAG GATGACTCAAAGTCAGCTTCTTGGGAATGGCGATGAAATGAAGAATGGCGAAGGAAACCGAAAACGACTGAATATTTCCGATAACTCTGACCTGATTAAGAGTTATTCCAAGACCTTGATAGGGAGGTACATGAACCCGATGGAGCAAGACGTCAAAGCGCTTTTGGTTACTGGTGTAGTTTTACTTGAGTTTTGCTATCACTTCAGGTTATATAATGGGAACATTGGTGTAGGA AATATCTAG